The following proteins are co-located in the Apium graveolens cultivar Ventura chromosome 5, ASM990537v1, whole genome shotgun sequence genome:
- the LOC141659148 gene encoding putative histone-arginine methyltransferase 1.4 isoform X1 has translation MEARKPTQQEFTVASLSHFSSSSSPPNLSPVIRFRSDSGLSELRFEQGSETISFNLQTSQVFKLGPTESICVCEGSETDNETIYSRGINIQFKNEEESRNFHYAFKECKKEAITQASKLPNGTTLDSKSKFDNKIEASSAKMYFHYYGQLLHQQNMLQDYVRTGSYYAAVIENRADFAGRVVVDVGAGSGILSLFAAQAGAKHVYAVEASEMAEYARKLIAGNPLLSQKITVVKGKVEDVELPEKADILISEPMGTLLINERMLESYVIARDRFLVPNGKMFPTLGRIHMAPFSDEYLYTEIANKALFWQQHNYYGVDLTALHGTAFQGYFSQPVVDAFDPRLLAAPAVSHVINFTTVKEEDLYEINVPLKFTSTVGTRIHGMACWFDVLFDGSTVQRWLTTAPGAPTTHWYQLRCVLSQPLFVMPGQEIVGHLHMIAHSAQSYTINLTMSAESLSLVKMWGPGAEQGGILHTSSCKFDLKEPYYRMSQPQAYSLTQDQQPHQLLQSEDIHIQSRDDEVSEFMQQPKKDPVSDTIDRVM, from the exons atggAGGCACGAAAACCAACGCAACAGGAATTCACAGTGGCTTCACTATCTCACTTCTCATCATCTTCTTCACCTCCCAATTTATCTCCTGTCATTCGTTTCCGCTCCGACTCCGGATTATCGGAGCTCCGATTCGAGCAAGGCTCCGAAACTATCAGTTTCAATCTCCAAACATCTCAG GTCTTTAAATTAGGCCCAACGGAGTCCATATGCGTATGTGAAGGTTCAGAAACTGACAATGAG ACAATCTATTCTAGGGGGATTAACATTCAGTTCAAAAATGAGGAGGAATCTAGAAACTTCCATTATGCATTTAAGGAGTGCAAGAAGGAGGCTATCACTCAAG CATCAAAGTTACCTAATGGGACAACGTTGGATTCTAAAAGCAAGTTTGATAATAAAATAGAGGCATCTTCTGCAAAAATGTATTTCCATTACTATGGGCAATTACTGCATCAACAAAATATGCTGCAGGACTATGTGAGAACAG GTTCTTATTATGCTGCAGTGATTGAGAATCGTGCTGATTTTGCCGGTCGAGTAGTGGTTGATGTTGGCGCTGGTAGTGGCATTTTATCATTATTCGCCGCTCAG GCTGGTGCAAAACATGTTTATGCTGTAGAGGCATCTGAGATGGCAGAATATGCTCGCAAGCTGATTGCTGGAAACCCGTTATTGAGTCAGAAAATTACA GTAGTGAAGGGTAAAGTAGAAGATGTCGAGTTGCCTGAGAAAGCAGATATTCTGATATCTGAGCCAATGG GAACCTTATTAATTAATGAAAGGATGCTCGAGTCCTACGTGATTGCAAGAGATCGGTTTCTTGTTCCTAACGGAAAAATGTTTCCTACATTGGGGAG AATACACATGGCGCCTTTTAGTGACGAATACTTGTACACTGAAATCGCAAATAAG GCTCTGTTTTGGCAGCAACATAATTATTACGGGGTTGATCTGACAGCTTTACATGGAACTGCATTTCAGGGATACTTCTCTCAG cCTGTGGTGGATGCTTTTGATCCTAGGCTACTGGCCGCTCCTGCAGTATCACATGTGATAAACTTCACAACTGTAAAG GAGGAAGATTTATATGAAATTAATGTCCCCTTAAAATTTACATCAACTGTGGGTACCAGGATTCATGGAATGGCTTGCTGGTTTGATGTATTGTTTGATGGAAG CACAGTGCAGAGGTGGCTGACCACTGCTCCTGGTGCACCTACAACCCACTGGTACCAACTACGCTGTGTTCTTTCTCAACCACTTTTCGTCATGCCCGGACAAGAGATAGTGGGTCATCTTCACATGATTGCTCATAGCGCTCAGAGTTACACAATTAACTTAACTATGTCAG CGGAATCTCTTTCATTAGTTAAAATGTGGGGTCCTGGTGCTGAACAAGGAGGAATTCTGCATACATCATCTTGCAAGTTTGATCTTAAAGAGCCTTATTATCGGATGTCTCAACCACAAGCCTATTCGTTGACACAAGATCAGCAACCGCATCAGTTATTGCAATCAGAG GATATACATATACAATCCCGGGATGATGAagtatcagaatttatgcaacaGCCAAAGAAAGATCCTGTTTCTGACACCATTGATAGAGTTATGTAG
- the LOC141659148 gene encoding putative histone-arginine methyltransferase 1.4 isoform X2: protein MEARKPTQQEFTVASLSHFSSSSSPPNLSPVIRFRSDSGLSELRFEQGSETISFNLQTSQVFKLGPTESICVCEGSETDNETIYSRGINIQFKNEEESRNFHYAFKECKKEAITQASKLPNGTTLDSKSKFDNKIEASSAKMYFHYYGQLLHQQNMLQDYVRTGSYYAAVIENRADFAGRVVVDVGAGSGILSLFAAQAGAKHVYAVEASEMAEYARKLIAGNPLLSQKITVVKGKVEDVELPEKADILISEPMGTLLINERMLESYVIARDRFLVPNGKMFPTLGRIHMAPFSDEYLYTEIANKALFWQQHNYYGVDLTALHGTAFQGYFSQPVVDAFDPRLLAAPAVSHVINFTTVKEEDLYEINVPLKFTSTVGTRIHGMACWFDVLFDGSTVQRWLTTAPGAPTTHWYQLRCVLSQPLFVMPGQEIVGHLHMIAHSAQSYTINLTMSVKMWGPGAEQGGILHTSSCKFDLKEPYYRMSQPQAYSLTQDQQPHQLLQSEDIHIQSRDDEVSEFMQQPKKDPVSDTIDRVM, encoded by the exons atggAGGCACGAAAACCAACGCAACAGGAATTCACAGTGGCTTCACTATCTCACTTCTCATCATCTTCTTCACCTCCCAATTTATCTCCTGTCATTCGTTTCCGCTCCGACTCCGGATTATCGGAGCTCCGATTCGAGCAAGGCTCCGAAACTATCAGTTTCAATCTCCAAACATCTCAG GTCTTTAAATTAGGCCCAACGGAGTCCATATGCGTATGTGAAGGTTCAGAAACTGACAATGAG ACAATCTATTCTAGGGGGATTAACATTCAGTTCAAAAATGAGGAGGAATCTAGAAACTTCCATTATGCATTTAAGGAGTGCAAGAAGGAGGCTATCACTCAAG CATCAAAGTTACCTAATGGGACAACGTTGGATTCTAAAAGCAAGTTTGATAATAAAATAGAGGCATCTTCTGCAAAAATGTATTTCCATTACTATGGGCAATTACTGCATCAACAAAATATGCTGCAGGACTATGTGAGAACAG GTTCTTATTATGCTGCAGTGATTGAGAATCGTGCTGATTTTGCCGGTCGAGTAGTGGTTGATGTTGGCGCTGGTAGTGGCATTTTATCATTATTCGCCGCTCAG GCTGGTGCAAAACATGTTTATGCTGTAGAGGCATCTGAGATGGCAGAATATGCTCGCAAGCTGATTGCTGGAAACCCGTTATTGAGTCAGAAAATTACA GTAGTGAAGGGTAAAGTAGAAGATGTCGAGTTGCCTGAGAAAGCAGATATTCTGATATCTGAGCCAATGG GAACCTTATTAATTAATGAAAGGATGCTCGAGTCCTACGTGATTGCAAGAGATCGGTTTCTTGTTCCTAACGGAAAAATGTTTCCTACATTGGGGAG AATACACATGGCGCCTTTTAGTGACGAATACTTGTACACTGAAATCGCAAATAAG GCTCTGTTTTGGCAGCAACATAATTATTACGGGGTTGATCTGACAGCTTTACATGGAACTGCATTTCAGGGATACTTCTCTCAG cCTGTGGTGGATGCTTTTGATCCTAGGCTACTGGCCGCTCCTGCAGTATCACATGTGATAAACTTCACAACTGTAAAG GAGGAAGATTTATATGAAATTAATGTCCCCTTAAAATTTACATCAACTGTGGGTACCAGGATTCATGGAATGGCTTGCTGGTTTGATGTATTGTTTGATGGAAG CACAGTGCAGAGGTGGCTGACCACTGCTCCTGGTGCACCTACAACCCACTGGTACCAACTACGCTGTGTTCTTTCTCAACCACTTTTCGTCATGCCCGGACAAGAGATAGTGGGTCATCTTCACATGATTGCTCATAGCGCTCAGAGTTACACAATTAACTTAACTATGTCAG TTAAAATGTGGGGTCCTGGTGCTGAACAAGGAGGAATTCTGCATACATCATCTTGCAAGTTTGATCTTAAAGAGCCTTATTATCGGATGTCTCAACCACAAGCCTATTCGTTGACACAAGATCAGCAACCGCATCAGTTATTGCAATCAGAG GATATACATATACAATCCCGGGATGATGAagtatcagaatttatgcaacaGCCAAAGAAAGATCCTGTTTCTGACACCATTGATAGAGTTATGTAG
- the LOC141661042 gene encoding protein NRT1/ PTR FAMILY 4.5-like, which produces MLKILLINQCEAADSSQAAILYTGLYLVAFGAGGLKAALPSLGADQFDESDPEESNTLSSFFNWFLFFVVTGAIFGVTFLVWISENEGWNWGFGVSTFAVAIAILCMGRSLYRNNVPKGSPLSRIMQVFVAAIRNRNLSLPENAVGFHEVHDKQSETLHRTNQFRFLDHAAIIVTTDSSTVNNPGPWKMCTVTQVEETKILIRMLSIILSTIFMNTCLAQLQTFSIQQSNTMDRNLLGFQVPGSSIPDIPLVFMFILIPIYDRVCVPILRKFTGIPTGVTNLQRIGVGLVLSAISMAVAGIVETHRKSVAVEYNMVDSAEPLPMTVFWLGFQYAIFGMADMFTL; this is translated from the exons ATGCTTAAGATATTACTAATAAATCAATGTGAGGCTGCAGATAGTAGCCAAGCTGCGATTCTATACACTGGCCTATATTTAGTCGCATTTGGGGCTGGTGGACTAAAAGCGGCGCTTCCTTCCTTGGGAGCAgaccagtttgatgagtcagacCCTGAAGAGTCTAATACCCTTTCTAGTTTCTTTAACTGGTTCCTATTTTTTGTTGTTACTGGGGCTATCTTTGGTGTCACTTTCTTGGTCTGGATTAGTGAAAATGAAGGCTGGAACTGGGGATTTGGGGTGTCTACTTTTGCAGTAGCAATCGCAATCTTGTGCATGGGAAGATCACTCTACAGGAACAATGTCCCAAAAGGAAGCCCACTCAGTCGAATAATGCAG GTATTTGTGGCTGCAATTAGAAACCGTAATCTTTCACTGCCAGAAAACGCAGTAGGATTCCACGAGGTTCATGATAAACAATCTGAGACTCTTCACAGAACAAATCAATTCAG GTTCTTGGATCACGCAGCAATTATTGTGACTACAGATTCATCTACTGTTAACAATCCGGGACCCTGGAAAATGTGTACTGTGACACAAGTCGAGGAAACAAAAATTTTAATTCGGATGCTCTCGATAATTTTAAGCACTATCTTCATGAATACATGTTTGGCTCAACTCCAAACTTTCAGCATTCAACAGAGTAATACGATGGACAGAAATCTTCTTGGTTTTCAAGTCCCTGGATCTTCAATCCCTGACATTCCACTAGTGTTTATGTTTATATTGATCCCAATATATGATCGTGTCTGTGTTCCAATTCTCCGAAAGTTCACAGGGATTCCCACTGGAGTCACAAACCTCCAAAGAATAGGAGTTGGACTCGTTCTCTCAGCCATTTCTATGGCTGTGGCAGGAATAGTAGAGACACACCGTAAATCTGTTGCTGTCGAGTACAACATGGTTGATTCTGCAGAGCCTTTGCCTATGACTGTGTTCTGGTTAGGTTTCCAATATGCAATATTTGGAATGGCTGATATGTTTACATTGTGA